TAAATAGGTAAATATCTAGGTAAAACTAAATAAATAGGTAAAGCAATTGAGAAGGCACAGACAGTTTGAgaaaagtggggagggaaggaaaacagTTTCATAGGGAGGAATCGATGTCTGAGCAATGCCTTGAAAGATGAGGGttctaagaagcagagatgaggaagaagtgcATTCTGGGCAGAAGGGATGGGTCTAATTTGGGGAACTGCCCattataagaaacaaagaaaattgttttttgtATGCACGTGGTGTAAAGTCAAGTTTTTAAAGCCCCCACGCTGCCCATTTTGGCTTCCTCCTACCCACTGCCCCAAGTGTTCTTAGATCTTTGGATGTAGAGTGAGAAGGGCTCTCAGATTTCAGGTTTAGCATTTTCTCCTGACCAGAACAAGTAGGAGGGGATCAtgatcccctcccctccccttagcCTTAGTTCATCTCTCCCATTTGCCCAGGATCCCCCTtgagtttatattatatattttctagctcatttgttattttttttattagtttttaatcatactatttttgtattgtgatgacctttttttttttggtggctttGAATGTACATCTTctgtcttctcctctcccccagtATTTGTCTTCAGGGAAGCACCATGGTGCTTTACTTAGAAGTCACAGGAGCAGAATTCAAATCTTAGTTCTGCCATtttgttaccctggacaagtcacatcatggattgagagccagaagttccaaccctctcattttacagatgaggaaactgaggctgagacaaattaagtgatttactagCCAGCCAATGATCTCTGGAGATTTCTGATAATAAAGTATGCTCTACTGTAACACAGCTTCTTAGTTATAACAGAGAGATGGTTTTCTGCCTGTGTTACATTCTCCGGTTGGCAGGTTTAGGGTTAGTTTCGCTTCCACTTTCCTGGAGGTTTTAGTTTTTAtattctggagttcaaatctggcctcagacaattgactggacaagccatttaaacctgttggcctcagtttccttatctgtaaaatgaattggagaaggaaatggcacagcactcctgtatctttgctaagaaaacctcaaatggggctgAGGAGTCGGACACATctgaaaaaacccaacaacagcAGCTGTGTTGTAGTGGAAAGGGccattgaacttggagtcagaggaccaacTCTGTCTAAGTCATAGATTCAttgaattagagctagaaggcaccTTAGAGGTATAGTTCATCGGGTCCAACCTCCTCAGGTTatattgaagaaactaaggtccaaagAGGTCAGGGGTCTCAAGGTCCCACAGATGGCCAGGGGCAAGGCTGGGGTTTCATCACACATTCAGAGCAAAACTATTCTTTGTCACCTAAAAGCTGAAGGTCTTAGTTTAATCCTCTCTAAAGCAAGAGGCTGTTCTAGATTTTCTTCCAACCCCAGGAATTCTATGAATGCCATCTAGCATCAGAGCATCTTCTTCTCTAAACAGGTAGGACTGAACCCTGACCATCATTACTTATCtagcttctcttttaaaaaagcttaACTGGCTATCAGACCTTTTTTATCATTACATAGACCCAGAGTTTCTAGGTTCATAATTTGTcagtaacatttattttatttgttttagtacAACTtggtttacttttattttttgttatttgcttacaggcatgaaataaattttatttttttaatctttattttattccaataacaaatttacacaaaaatttccaaagttacatgattcaaatGGTCTCCCTCCTTCCAGAGTTGAGAAGGAATTCCACTCTcagttacatttatttatttatttttattattattatttttattttttaaacccataccttccatcttggaatcaattctatgtgttggttccaaggcagaagagtggtaaggacttcTCAGTTACATTTAAGGGAGAGACTGCCTTCTGATTAGGGAGTGTTTTCATAAGAAAGTTCCCTCTCAATCAGATTTAGGATGAATTCACTGACCCCATctcatagaatgtaaactcttccAGGGCAGGAGGCAGGTCCATTTCATATTTGTAGTCCATTACACCTAACGAAGTGCCTCGGAACAAATAAACTCTTAATGGttggttttttaaagaattttactttgttttcatttgccaatttctttttagtatttttagaTGATTCTCACTTTTTGGATTTGAAATATCTTAGTTTGCTACAGGGGATGCTCAGGGAATTCATTAAAATTCTTTAGTAatccaagaaaaacatgaaatttaatttctattatcattattatgtcTTATCCATGATGAgtgttaataaatattgaattgaatgaagaaatttttatttttgtgcatCAATGTTCCCTTTAAACAAGAGAATTTTAAATTAGCTGTATTACTATACATCTTCATTATCACAGACAAGgatttaatgatttaaaaatatattgttatattacatTGTTATAgattgtatatacttatatattagaGATTGCCCAACTGCATAATAGGTAAAGATCATAGGATTGTTGATTTTGGAATTGAAAAGGAATCTAGAGGCTATTCAGaccaatgccttcattttgcaaatgaggaacaGAGGTCCactgaggttaaataactttcagaaaaaaaatacaatttaaaaataaatgatagttattcatatgtaaaatgaacacTTAAGAAGTCATCTCCAGCAGGACCTCCAACTTTGTTCTGTTACTTTTTATCCACTGGTGAACAAGGCGAGAAAACAGAACAGAACATCTGCCCTGAGGAGGGAGGGATATTAACAGCTTCAGGATGTTGAGGTTAACAGTTAATTTGTGGCACTTGTGGTTAGTGATATTTGTTGGAGGGCTGTTAAtttaacagaaataataaataataataatacaataacatataataataaacgtataatattaataaacaaaaataatcaaaatattaattaataaataagatataataataaaataactaataTTCTATCATAATTCTAGCAAAATACTTtcaatcatttttcttctcttcaatgccttttaatttttagttttttaatatacactttttttctttaaaaaaaattgtttcattagaggcagcatggtatgTAGTAGATAGTGAGGTTGACTTAAAGGATGACATGAGTTTGAGACTCACCTCTGACAATATCTGGCCATGTTAcccacttaacctttttttctaggcaactctcttaaaGTCTTGGTCTGTATGGGGAGTGAGAGTTATCCAATACCAATAAAATTACCAGACCAATCCATATCCCTATAAATATTTCACTGATGGGACAATtaggtggttcattggattgagagccagacctggagatgggaggtcctgggttcaaatttgacctcagacccctTACCcattgtgtgagcctgggcaagtcatttaatcccagttgcctagcctttattactcttctgccttggaaccaatactaggtattgattccaagatggaaggtaaggatttttaaaacaaaaataaatttgtcactgatattttattattatttttaaattttatttttatcaaaaatatgCTTCCATATTGAttgttgttgtaagagcacattcatacataaccaaaaccccataaTAAAACCTGaaatactgatgtgaaagagactccaacagatctttctctgggggtgggtaacattccccatcataaatccTTCCAGATTGTCCCAGATCTGtgtgttgctgagagtagccaagttttcacagatgatcatcgtaaaatattgctgttgctatgtacaatcttctcctggttctgcatatttcactctgcatcagtttccgcagatctttccagctttttctgacatcatcctgctcatcatttctttagcacaatattattctatcaCCAAGATGGACCACAAtctgtccagccattccccagctgatgggcattccctcaatttccaattctgtgCCAgtacagaaagagctgctatatatttttttacaagtaggtcctttcccttttttattacctCTGTGGGATACCGACCctatagtggtattactagatcaaagggtatgcaccaTTTTAGAGCTCttcgggcatagttccaaagtgccctccagaatggttggatttcCCGGATACTTTAAAAACTCTGCTGGCCACTTCCCAATGACCTGCATGCCTGAAAACAAAACACTGCTTTGAATAAAGGAGAATAATTGAACGAAAATCTAAGAGGATATGCCTTACTTTGCACTTTTTAGCCCAGAGTCTGGCTGAGAAAGAGGAGCTGGACTTTCAGTGATTGAGTGTGACTGTGTTCATGAGAATTCTGTGGTCTGTCAGCATAACCTGAGAACTTAATGGGCTCCTAGAGCTACGTCAAGTTTTAGAAAATGCTTTCTGATCCTCAAGTTCTTTGGCTAATAGATGAGATTCCTTTAAGGATAGTGATGAAATTTTTCCTGGGGATTAGGTTGGATAAAaggagaagttattttttctccctttcaaaaAGTAGCTTTAATCGTCTACCTTTAAAATGATTGAATACCTATtaaatccaattctttgtgaccccattaggggttttcttgacaaagatattggaatagtttgtcatttcctattccagatcatttgacagatgaagaaactgaggcaaataaagttaagtgataTGCATTGGGTTGCACAGCAGTAAATGcccaaagccagatttgagctcagaaaagATGAGTCTAACtcacttcaggtctggcactctatctactgagccattgaGCTGCCCAGTTAGGTACTTGCCCCTCTGAATATTATTCCGTTTTGTTGCTTACATTATTGGTGTCAAAGCGATTTGCACATGTCTCTTGTAATCTCTAAGACCTTCAAGGCTCATCTTAAGTCCCATCTCCTGAAGAAGGAGTCTTCTGATTTTATCTATTTGATTTTTTGTCTATTTGTCAACTGATACTTCACCCTGATGTTGAATAAGTACATGTTGCTGAGGCAGCTGGTCacacctgaggtcaaatctgatccagacacttcctagcagtgtgaccttgggccagtcacttaactccatttgcgtaaaaaaaaaaagtaactgaaTTCGTTTTACATATTATAAGGACTGGTGTTACTGGTGTTATGTTATCTTACATAAGCAAGTAAATTGAATCATAATCATATTGTCTATGTTACATTAAGCCCCTAATACCTGAACTTATGTaagaattatattaatatttctacccagatatgtattttataaagtttattaggaagggtagacaatcatagttttaaattgaatcattcctctaagtaacctgaccatgagtTGCCTAGCTTGCcagtcccttcctccttccccgtTAGCTGCCTGTTCTATTCCCAAGTTTGTTCAAAAGCCGACAGCCTAAAAAAGACCTGCCCCCTTCCTTTTATTGACATTCGCAGACACTGTGCTGGCATTTAGGGAATGTGGACAGACAGGTTGaccctccaggagggggaaggaatgaaCTTCCCTGATACACTTAGaacttaaagaaatattttatttttttattttattttttaaaaaaccctttccttccatcttggagtcaatactgtgtattggcttctaggcagaagagtggtaagggctaggcaatgggggttaagtgacttgcccagggtcacacagctgggaagtatctgaggccaaatttgaacccaggacctcccgtctcaaggcctggctctcaatccactgagccacccagctgcccccttaaagaAATCTTTTATGAGAAATTTTTCAACAAAATTCTTTTAATCTGAGAAATCACCTTGATATTGAAAAATTTGTTTTCATACTTGTGAGACAAATCTCATGTTAATATTTGGTGACAGACTAACATTGTGGTTCATTTGCTGCTGGCAGGTCTGCCTCTGATCCCTGCCATGGCCAGCTTTGAAGATGCTGACACTGAGGAGACCCTCACTTGCTTCCATGTTACAGTCTATCATCCACGCCAGGATCACAATCAGGTGTTTGAGAGGCTGAGATTTTGCAAACGAGAAAAGCTCTCATCCACAGAAGTGGTAACGTTTGGTCGGAATCCCAAAGTGTGTCATTATATCTTTCAAGACAATCAAGTTTCCAGAATTCTGTTCTCTCTGCAGCCATTTAGAGACATCAAtagttcaatcctctcatttgaaattaaaaatctgaGTAAGAAAACCAGCTTGCTTGTGGGCAACGTAGAACTTGGCTATCTCAACAAAACGGAATTTCCAGGCAGATGCATCATGCGGTTTGGAGACTACCAAGTCCTGATGGAGAAAGAAGATGGGGAGTCCTTGGAATATTTTGAGACACGCTTTATGCTGTCCCCACGGTCACTCTTAGAGGAAAGACACTTGGGAAGTCCTGTACCTGAGAATGGAGGTTCATCTTCATCTTTATTGCCTACAGAAATGgatgaaaatgaatattgaacAGATGGAGAAGATGAGAGGAACATCtaaaaggagatggaaaggaaggcgACTTAATGGATGTGGTTTGTGCAGAATGAACTGAACTTTAgctgcattttcttcttttcctctcatccAATTGGCATGGATactttggggttgttttttgaATTCTGTAGCTTTTTTGGGCATAGAAGCTGCTTTGTGGATCAAGAATGAAAGACTTGGTTGGCAAAAATATTCCATCAGTATCTTCCCCATAGAAGAAAACCCACAGGAAGAGGTTCAGTGCTCTGGGTGGATCTTTATAAAGGATTTACAGAAAAGCATGGATGTGAATTACACaggacgtgtgtgtgtgtgtgtgtgtgtgtgtgtgtgtgtgtgtgtgtgtgtttaacttCACTTGGGAGCAAGAAGATCTAGCATAGATGAGATTATAAGGGCATCTAAGGGCTTATCTACTTTCATGGAGCGTGATCTTCTTGGAtccataaaaaattaatttgattactTTAGTGCCTTTTGAAGAAGGTAAAATATGAAACATATTTTATACTGaacatatttttcaaattacattttattttcagatccACATTCTTTTAGGTGTCCCACTGAAAAAAAACCCTTGTTATAAatattgtgtgtatatttttttaaaaaaacatttttatgtatAAGGTATGTATTTGCTTATATGTGAATGGCCAGATTTATGATTTTACTGGGACAGGAAATTTCCaatgaagaaactccctttaccaatttAGATTCATCTGCTTGGAGATCATAAACtcttattgtttcatttttggtcCTTgtattaaattttgtattttcactCTTGTCTGGATAATGGACTATGCCTTTGTTTGGTCTGACCCTCTTACTGCACAGCATTTTGGTTTCCAAAGTTAAGGACCCTGGCCAGTTACAACCCCGTCCTCAGTTAAGTCTTTCAGAACTGGAATACCCAGACTGGTTCAAGATAGCCACTCATCTCTTGTAGCTCTGTGCCAGGGGAGTGTGGTTCATGCTCTGAGGTAGCTGAAATGACAGATTCACTATTCTGCCTCATCTCTGGCCTTAGGAGAAGGAGATaaaattttctcttggttttctttttttttttaaacccttacctcctgttttggagtcaatgctgtgtattggttccaaggcagagatggtaggggctaggcaatgggaatcaagtgacttgcccagggtcacacagctgggaagtgtctgaggccagatttgaacccagaacctcccatctctaggcctggctctcaatccactgagccacccagctgccccctcttttttttttttttttgagaaaagagtcaggaagaatgTTGCTTCCCAGATCCCTACCTTAATTATATATCAGAAtcactgggaaatatttaaaatcttttgaaGAAGAACAATGTCAGATATTGTTTTAGGAATATTTTAACAGTCTCTATTTCATATTTCAAGACTCTACAATTTTGTTGTTATGAGTGTTGCCTCTGCTTATAAAAACTGGAATCCCTCCATGCTCTTGTAGAAATCCTATGGGATTTCAgggattgaaaaaaaatttcttctggTGGTCAGCCACTTAGCTGGGCCCTTTGAACTTGGCTAGTCTGGTCCATAGATGACAGACAGACACAGTCTTTCACGGGGCCTGTACTGGAGATTCTGTTCAGCATGGTAGGACCAAACAGAGCTTGTGCCTCTCTGACATAGCCTTGGAGAACTTAAGGTCACTCCATGCCAATGAGGCTTTGGAACAACCATTACTTTACtggacataatttttaaaatccatgtGTATAATTTGTgaggaaaaaaaaccaacttgTAGGATCAGATGAGTTTTAAATTGATAAGGAATTAGCCACCACTCACAATtataaaatctatgtatataatttttcaaCATATTTAGGACCATTATTTCTCCAAGATTATATTATAGCAAAAACTACAATTGGTGACAGAgacaaaattaatatattaagttTTCTAGTTAACTGAACTTACCCCATTTAagatcaaatatttaaatatttactgtattttatcaaatttcCAAAAACCGTCACACCTTAAACACAAGTATAATTTCTCATCTTCTTAATGATTCTCAAACATGAATTATTGTACTGATACCGTAGCCTTTTTGCCTTTTCTCCAAACGACTTCAAACTATTTCACTTTTTCTCaaattcttttctgccttttctgttttctgcttttcttttataGCCAGATAGCTTGCTTATGTCTTGTTTCCTGTCAGCACACCTGGTTCTACCATTCCTAGCCTTCCGATTTGTTGCTTTTCATTTAGGAAACCAGATAACCTGGGTTGTATGCATTAAATGTAAATGGATCTAGGATGATACAGAGGGAGATTTCTGCTTAGGTATGGGGAGGcctagatggcctttgagatcTCCTCCAACTGGAGTTCTGTGGAGCTTCCCCATGATTTAAGCTGATAGGTTTTTTTCAGGGAAGTCTTTTTCTGTGCCCTCTATTCTTTGGGAGTTGGGTGAAACCTATGAACCcttcagaattatgtttttaaatacacaaaatacttaggattccaaaggaagccaattatattgacacatttaagaataattatattaaactttggaattatattgaaatgcaagttatattaaaaaacaagttcatggacttTGTAATAAGTACCGGGGTGTAGAGGAGCCTCTTGGCTTTCTGGTTTGCTGCCAAGTTGCACATAGGTTGGGCAATATTGGACATGCCTTTAGATAAATGAAGTGTTTGTGTATCTCATTTTTTGGCTTGCCAGAAGTGGTATAAAAGACATCATAATGTTGACTGGCAGTcataaagggagaaggaaaaggacaagAA
This DNA window, taken from Monodelphis domestica isolate mMonDom1 chromosome 6, mMonDom1.pri, whole genome shotgun sequence, encodes the following:
- the TIFA gene encoding TRAF-interacting protein with FHA domain-containing protein A isoform X1; amino-acid sequence: MASFEDADTEETLTCFHVTVYHPRQDHNQVFERLRFCKREKLSSTEVVTFGRNPKVCHYIFQDNQVSRILFSLQPFRDINSSILSFEIKNLSKKTSLLVGNVELGYLNKTEFPGRCIMRFGDYQVLMEKEDGESLEYFETRFMLSPRSLLEERHLGSPVPENGGSSSSLLPTEMDENEY